A single Halarcobacter anaerophilus DNA region contains:
- the tssH gene encoding type VI secretion system ATPase TssH has protein sequence MKLELKELINSLDINTKKYLEQAAQRCVQRGGNEIIIEDVLYNMLENESSIFRAVLDQYKIDSQEMFNIIQASTKISNSESGNPIFSNLLVQWLEDSYITSKIELSLDEITESSLILSMFNNAIKYSNTSYFRLLKNIDFEEVKSLIVGLNAEAINRLSSKRNENRALEKTSELEKYTTNLTTLAKEGKIDPVLCRDDEIKQAIDILLRRRKNNPIMVGEAGVGKTAVVEGLALKIVEKEVPDYLYSAQILSLDIGALQAGASVKGEFERRLQAVIKEIQASTQFIILFIDEAHTLIGAGGNEGGSDAANLLKPALARGELRTIAATTWLEYRKYFEKDPALSRRFQKINLLEPSIDDSITILRGIANKYEEVHGVYIEDEALRAASILSARYITGRQLPDKAIDVLDTACANVKISRTNVPYELQKIKTKILEKQREVKHLKRDSEKSIKDYSKLVNLLELEIEELEMKKGIIEENWKNQKNLLENIEKSLDKKEQEKLHEELKELQKEGSLIYKHVTKNQVAEVISSWTGIPLGNMVQEQIKTVMELEEKMKERIIGQDEAISYLNTFLQISVSGLKNEDSPAGVFLLVGPSGVGKTETARAIADLMYGGERFITTINMTEFQEKHTVSRLIGSPPGYVGYGEGGQLTDPVRVKPYSVVLLDEIEKAHPDILNLFYQIFDKGVANDGEGRIIDFKNTIIIMTSNLATQEITKLCMNNENITMDEVSKEITPILSSYLQPALLGRMNTIPYFNLKDESLKDITKLKLKTIEKQLKKKEINFEIDNRFLDYVVSLSNTVDTGARNIDLIINTNLMPKLSKYILKASLDNEKISSLLVSINENNEILIEHE, from the coding sequence ATGAAATTAGAATTGAAGGAATTAATCAACTCTTTGGATATAAATACAAAAAAGTATTTAGAACAAGCTGCACAAAGATGTGTTCAAAGAGGTGGAAATGAAATAATTATTGAAGATGTACTTTACAATATGCTTGAAAATGAATCAAGTATTTTCCGGGCCGTTTTAGACCAATATAAAATTGATTCTCAAGAGATGTTTAATATAATTCAAGCAAGTACTAAGATATCAAACAGTGAAAGCGGAAATCCAATATTTTCCAATCTCTTGGTTCAATGGCTTGAAGATTCATATATTACTAGCAAAATTGAGCTTTCATTGGATGAAATAACAGAATCTTCTTTGATTTTATCTATGTTTAATAATGCAATAAAATATTCAAATACCTCATATTTCAGACTTTTAAAAAATATTGATTTTGAAGAGGTAAAGAGTTTAATAGTAGGTTTAAATGCAGAAGCGATAAACAGACTCTCTTCAAAAAGAAATGAAAATAGAGCTTTAGAAAAAACTTCAGAATTAGAGAAATATACGACGAATTTAACAACTTTGGCAAAAGAAGGAAAGATTGACCCTGTTTTATGCCGAGATGATGAGATAAAACAAGCAATTGATATTTTATTAAGAAGAAGAAAAAATAATCCTATTATGGTAGGTGAAGCCGGTGTAGGTAAAACAGCAGTTGTTGAAGGATTAGCTCTTAAAATAGTAGAAAAAGAGGTTCCCGATTATTTATATTCTGCTCAAATTTTATCTTTAGATATAGGTGCTTTACAAGCAGGAGCCAGTGTAAAAGGTGAATTTGAAAGAAGATTGCAAGCTGTTATCAAAGAGATACAAGCAAGTACACAGTTTATAATTTTATTTATTGATGAAGCGCATACTTTAATAGGAGCAGGGGGGAATGAAGGTGGTTCAGATGCTGCAAATTTGTTGAAACCTGCTCTAGCAAGAGGTGAGTTAAGAACAATTGCCGCAACAACTTGGCTTGAATATAGAAAATATTTTGAAAAAGATCCTGCTTTATCAAGAAGATTTCAGAAAATAAATCTTTTGGAACCTTCAATCGATGATTCTATAACTATTTTAAGAGGAATTGCAAATAAATACGAAGAGGTTCATGGAGTTTATATAGAAGACGAAGCATTAAGAGCTGCATCCATTCTTTCTGCAAGATATATAACAGGAAGACAACTTCCCGATAAAGCAATTGATGTTTTAGATACAGCTTGCGCAAATGTAAAAATAAGCAGAACAAATGTTCCCTATGAATTGCAAAAAATCAAAACTAAAATATTAGAAAAACAAAGAGAAGTTAAACATTTAAAAAGAGATAGTGAAAAATCAATTAAAGATTATTCTAAATTAGTAAATTTACTAGAGTTGGAAATAGAAGAGTTAGAGATGAAAAAGGGGATTATTGAAGAGAACTGGAAAAATCAAAAAAATCTTCTGGAAAATATAGAAAAGAGTCTTGATAAAAAAGAGCAGGAAAAATTACATGAAGAGTTAAAAGAGCTTCAAAAAGAGGGAAGTCTTATATATAAACATGTAACAAAAAATCAAGTTGCGGAAGTCATCTCTTCATGGACCGGAATTCCTCTTGGAAATATGGTTCAAGAACAGATTAAAACCGTTATGGAACTTGAAGAAAAAATGAAAGAGAGAATAATAGGACAAGACGAGGCTATTTCATATTTAAATACATTTCTACAAATTTCAGTATCAGGGTTAAAAAATGAAGATTCGCCAGCTGGAGTATTTCTTTTAGTAGGTCCAAGCGGTGTAGGGAAAACAGAAACGGCAAGAGCCATAGCCGATCTGATGTATGGAGGAGAGAGATTTATAACAACTATAAATATGACGGAATTTCAAGAAAAACATACCGTTTCAAGATTAATCGGATCTCCTCCCGGATATGTAGGATACGGTGAAGGAGGGCAATTAACCGATCCTGTTAGAGTAAAACCATATTCTGTTGTTTTATTGGATGAAATAGAAAAAGCACATCCTGATATATTAAATCTTTTTTATCAGATTTTTGATAAAGGAGTTGCAAATGACGGAGAAGGAAGAATAATTGATTTTAAAAATACGATAATTATTATGACTTCAAATTTAGCAACACAAGAGATAACAAAACTTTGTATGAATAATGAGAACATAACTATGGATGAGGTATCAAAAGAGATAACACCGATTTTATCTTCTTATTTACAACCTGCACTATTAGGAAGAATGAATACTATCCCGTATTTTAATTTAAAAGATGAATCTTTAAAAGATATAACTAAATTAAAATTAAAAACGATAGAAAAACAGTTAAAGAAAAAAGAGATAAACTTTGAGATAGATAATAGATTTTTAGATTATGTAGTCTCTTTAAGTAATACTGTAGACACGGGAGCCAGAAATATTGATTTAATAATTAATACAAATTTGATGCCTAAACTCTCTAAATATATTTTAAAAGCAAGTTTAGATAACGAAAAGATTTCATCGTTATTAGTATCAATAAATGAAAATAATGAAATTTTAATTGAACATGAATAA
- the tagH gene encoding type VI secretion system-associated FHA domain protein TagH produces the protein MKLIFDIIKNGRDFPKKRNFHFNMANGIIGRSEDCDFYLVDSQNYISNQHAVIEYKHGIYFIKDISTNGTFLKSPYKRLPKNMSIKINSTDIFIIGDYEIQARFIDDDYSQDDIVSYKSQLEYSNVESSIRVPKQVIPDDDFFLEDSSIMNNSFVPQEDENYDTNIMNVFEKEEEEQFDDLYDFEKEPFFENGEDIGSVSNQLTQEHINIPKFEREQSEITFDVKKNKESEVLITQEETSKKEKNLQIYSNQEDEALLILEKKLGISLKSLSKEEKKAKLEEIAQIVINSLDGLKNSLEVKDKIKKDLSIDNVGIKKDDNPVKMGQYALNLLNDRLDKNSLKLSEAIKKSFNELNIHNIALHRSSKNLINIAATKFSPKSLELYFESNGEINSLMPKKYQMWDAYVKMFKKINEDQDFGINFIAKDFSKEYNNICYTIKLTSI, from the coding sequence ATGAAATTGATATTTGACATTATAAAAAATGGAAGAGATTTCCCCAAAAAAAGAAATTTTCATTTCAATATGGCTAATGGAATTATAGGAAGATCGGAAGATTGTGATTTTTATTTAGTGGATTCTCAAAATTATATATCAAATCAACATGCAGTTATCGAATACAAACATGGAATATATTTTATAAAAGATATAAGTACAAACGGAACTTTTTTAAAATCTCCTTATAAAAGATTACCTAAAAATATGTCGATTAAAATCAATTCAACAGATATTTTTATTATTGGTGATTATGAAATACAAGCAAGATTTATAGATGATGATTATAGTCAAGACGATATTGTAAGTTATAAATCTCAATTAGAATATTCAAATGTCGAATCTTCTATTAGAGTGCCAAAACAGGTAATCCCCGATGATGATTTTTTCTTAGAAGATAGTTCAATTATGAATAACTCTTTTGTCCCTCAAGAAGATGAAAATTACGACACCAATATTATGAATGTTTTTGAAAAAGAAGAAGAGGAACAATTTGATGATCTGTATGATTTTGAAAAAGAACCTTTTTTTGAAAATGGTGAAGATATTGGTTCAGTATCCAATCAATTAACGCAAGAACATATAAATATTCCTAAATTTGAAAGAGAGCAGAGTGAAATAACTTTTGATGTTAAAAAAAACAAAGAGAGTGAAGTTTTAATAACACAAGAAGAGACAAGCAAAAAAGAAAAAAATTTGCAAATTTATTCTAATCAAGAAGATGAAGCTCTTTTGATTCTTGAAAAAAAATTGGGAATAAGTTTAAAATCTCTAAGTAAAGAAGAAAAAAAAGCCAAACTTGAAGAGATAGCTCAAATTGTAATTAATTCTTTAGACGGTTTAAAAAATTCATTAGAGGTGAAAGATAAAATTAAAAAAGATTTATCAATTGATAATGTGGGTATCAAAAAAGATGATAATCCTGTAAAAATGGGACAATATGCACTGAATCTTCTCAATGATAGATTAGATAAAAACAGTTTAAAACTTTCAGAAGCAATTAAAAAATCTTTTAATGAATTAAATATTCATAATATTGCGCTACACAGATCGAGTAAAAATTTAATAAATATAGCTGCAACTAAATTTTCACCAAAAAGTTTGGAATTATATTTTGAATCAAACGGTGAAATAAACTCATTAATGCCTAAAAAGTATCAGATGTGGGATGCCTATGTAAAAATGTTTAAAAAGATAAATGAAGACCAGGATTTTGGAATAAATTTTATTGCAAAAGATTTTTCAAAAGAATACAACAATATATGTTACACAATAAAATTGACATCAATATAA
- the tssJ gene encoding type VI secretion system lipoprotein TssJ, with amino-acid sequence MKYLYRLLVALFIMFSFNACSTKPTHIELVINSSNDLNPDINKVSSPLMLSFYELESAENFMKYDYWTLVEDSGKNLNRDLISQTKHIIVPNQQQTYKIRFDKDARFLGVVANFREIQNDSSWKQVINLDEDGYNFSELKLEKFSIERVE; translated from the coding sequence ATGAAATATTTATATAGATTGCTAGTAGCACTATTCATAATGTTTAGTTTTAATGCGTGTTCTACAAAACCGACACATATTGAACTTGTTATTAATTCTTCAAATGATTTAAATCCGGATATTAATAAAGTTTCATCTCCTTTGATGCTCTCTTTTTATGAGTTAGAGTCTGCTGAAAATTTTATGAAATATGATTATTGGACGCTAGTGGAAGATTCGGGAAAAAATTTGAATAGAGATCTTATTTCTCAAACAAAACATATAATAGTTCCAAATCAACAGCAAACATATAAAATCAGATTTGACAAAGATGCGAGATTTTTAGGAGTAGTTGCAAACTTTAGAGAGATTCAAAATGATTCTAGCTGGAAACAGGTAATTAATTTGGATGAAGATGGATATAACTTTAGTGAATTGAAGTTAGAAAAATTTAGTATTGAAAGAGTGGAATAA
- the tssK gene encoding type VI secretion system baseplate subunit TssK, protein MQNKVVWREGLFIRPQHFQQNDRYINYELMTRTMNSRPNNWGLFDLIVDENLLNTGKLSIKKASGILPDGTLFDIKSKEQSLTLDIKSSDSNKLIYLAIPSIIQDSDEVHFAEQKNLLTRYSAQVIENVPNINSGESSISDILVAQQNFKLITEDGINDNYIKIEIAKIGNILPSGAVSFDETFSPTFLHFNNSKKLVSKMKELLSMITYRAERLADNLSDSSLQSTELGNYLILQLLNRFEARFNYFLTQDRVHPDLLFLELVSLSNELAIFMKKEKRILSQVVYNHSEQYSSFERVLDELKSMLSMVLEQNSISLPVEKRKYGIYIAVIKDKNIIKNSTFIFSVSADISTKKIKETLLSSLKLGTIETIKKLVNFHLVGFKIRALSTPPKEIPFKVNHLYFSIELSEENKKELLKSSGFAFYLSSEIANIQYAIWAIKNN, encoded by the coding sequence ATGCAAAATAAAGTAGTTTGGAGAGAAGGGTTATTTATCAGACCCCAACATTTTCAACAAAATGACAGATATATAAATTATGAATTGATGACGCGTACAATGAATTCAAGACCGAATAACTGGGGCTTATTTGATTTAATTGTAGATGAAAACTTATTAAATACAGGAAAACTATCAATTAAAAAAGCATCGGGAATATTGCCTGATGGAACACTGTTTGATATAAAATCAAAAGAACAATCTTTAACTTTGGATATAAAAAGCTCAGATTCCAATAAATTGATATATCTTGCAATCCCTTCAATTATACAAGATAGTGATGAGGTTCATTTTGCAGAACAGAAAAATTTACTTACTAGATATAGTGCACAAGTTATTGAAAATGTGCCGAATATAAACTCAGGAGAGTCAAGTATTAGTGATATACTTGTTGCACAACAAAATTTTAAACTTATAACAGAAGACGGGATAAATGATAATTATATAAAAATTGAAATCGCAAAAATAGGAAATATATTGCCAAGCGGAGCTGTCTCTTTTGATGAAACATTTTCTCCTACTTTTCTTCACTTCAACAATTCAAAAAAACTTGTATCAAAAATGAAAGAACTGCTAAGTATGATAACTTATAGAGCAGAAAGATTAGCCGATAATTTAAGTGATTCTTCATTGCAATCGACAGAATTGGGAAATTATTTAATACTTCAACTTCTAAATAGATTTGAAGCAAGATTTAACTATTTTTTGACTCAAGATAGAGTCCATCCCGATTTACTCTTTTTGGAATTGGTATCTTTAAGTAATGAATTAGCTATTTTTATGAAAAAAGAAAAAAGAATTCTTTCTCAAGTTGTTTATAATCATTCTGAACAGTATTCAAGTTTTGAAAGAGTTTTAGATGAATTAAAATCTATGTTAAGTATGGTATTAGAACAAAATAGTATATCCTTGCCTGTTGAAAAAAGAAAATACGGTATTTATATAGCTGTTATAAAAGATAAAAATATTATCAAAAATTCTACATTTATTTTTTCTGTTTCAGCAGATATTTCAACTAAAAAAATCAAAGAAACACTTCTTTCAAGTTTAAAATTAGGAACAATTGAAACAATAAAAAAACTTGTTAATTTCCATCTTGTAGGTTTCAAAATCAGAGCACTTTCCACTCCTCCCAAAGAGATACCTTTTAAAGTAAATCATCTGTATTTCAGTATTGAATTAAGTGAAGAGAATAAAAAAGAGTTATTAAAATCATCAGGTTTTGCATTTTATTTATCTAGTGAAATTGCAAATATTCAATATGCAATCTGGGCAATAAAAAATAATTAG
- the icmH gene encoding type IVB secretion system protein IcmH/DotU produces the protein MGNKTILISNDNRSNTLTNFDKVDMTPYDNFRKQSSTFRRNNLKTKANEYEISFNPFINAASPLIKYVLEVCENSNDEAQMDDIRQNCISKINLYGETALNYGIDNTEVLVTRYILCTFVDELMNMNFSSGNKSWSSNSLLNIFHRETYGGENFFHLLDKFLKTSAKYIHILELMYICMALGFEGKYRVIDRGEVELNNIKDSLFRQIKIVKGRDPYTFYTSQEPSKDKYRLFNKIPYSLLFLGIFLFLAIIYSILTLTLSSQNSDFMDVVNNKKVVVDNLKGIE, from the coding sequence ATGGGTAATAAAACTATTTTAATCTCAAATGACAATAGAAGTAATACTTTGACGAATTTTGACAAAGTAGATATGACGCCTTATGATAATTTTCGAAAACAAAGCAGTACATTTAGAAGAAATAATTTAAAAACAAAAGCAAATGAATATGAAATAAGTTTTAATCCTTTTATCAATGCTGCTTCACCTCTAATAAAATATGTATTAGAAGTTTGCGAAAATAGCAATGATGAAGCACAAATGGATGATATTAGACAAAACTGCATCTCAAAAATTAATTTATACGGTGAAACAGCCTTAAACTACGGTATTGACAATACTGAAGTATTAGTTACCAGATATATTTTATGTACTTTTGTTGATGAGCTTATGAATATGAATTTTTCATCGGGAAATAAAAGCTGGTCAAGCAATAGTTTACTAAATATTTTTCATAGAGAAACTTATGGAGGGGAGAACTTTTTTCATTTATTAGATAAATTTTTAAAGACTTCAGCAAAATATATTCATATATTAGAGTTGATGTATATTTGCATGGCTCTTGGTTTTGAAGGAAAATATAGAGTAATAGATAGAGGAGAGGTTGAGCTTAATAATATAAAAGATAGTTTATTTAGACAAATAAAAATTGTAAAAGGAAGAGACCCTTACACTTTTTATACTTCGCAAGAACCGTCAAAAGATAAATATAGACTTTTTAATAAAATACCTTATTCTCTTCTTTTCTTAGGAATATTTCTTTTCTTAGCCATTATTTATTCAATTTTAACTTTAACCTTAAGTAGTCAAAATAGTGATTTTATGGATGTAGTCAACAATAAAAAAGTTGTAGTAGATAATTTAAAAGGAATAGAATAG